A genome region from Streptomyces xanthophaeus includes the following:
- the nuoH gene encoding NADH-quinone oxidoreductase subunit NuoH has translation MNTVQLAAEDLSLFGKDVWWLVVVKAVFCFAFLMVTVLFSIVWERKVVAWMQLRIGPNRHGPWGMLQSLADGVKLMLKEDLIVKRADKVIYVLAPIIAAIPAFMAIAVIPFGPPGDEVSIFGQRTTMQLTDLPIAMLYILAVASVGIYGIVLAGWSSGSTYPLLGGLRSCAQMISYEIAMGAAFASVFLYSGSMSTSAIVAAQADRWFIVLLPVSFIIYVVTMVGETNRAPFDMPESEGDLVGGFNTEYSSIKFALFMLAEYVNMVTVSAVSVTLFLGGWRAPYPISSFWEGANHGWWPMLWFVLKVQLLLFFFIWLRGTLPRVRYDQLMKLGWKVLIPVSVVWLMLVATVRALRNEAYDFSEIVLYVGGAVVAILLLSFVADVFRDKKEKKTAAAEAVHDAEPFDPLAGGFPVPPKPGQHLAPVPRRRSRTERELIVSGGTNTDSDREEA, from the coding sequence GTGAACACCGTTCAACTCGCTGCCGAGGACCTGTCCCTGTTCGGCAAGGACGTCTGGTGGCTCGTCGTCGTCAAGGCGGTGTTCTGCTTCGCCTTCCTGATGGTGACGGTGCTGTTCTCCATCGTGTGGGAGCGCAAGGTCGTCGCCTGGATGCAGCTGCGCATCGGCCCGAACCGGCACGGCCCCTGGGGCATGCTCCAGTCGCTCGCCGACGGCGTGAAGCTGATGCTCAAGGAAGACCTGATCGTCAAGCGTGCCGACAAGGTCATCTACGTCCTGGCCCCGATCATCGCGGCGATCCCGGCCTTCATGGCCATCGCGGTGATCCCCTTCGGGCCGCCCGGCGACGAGGTCTCCATCTTCGGCCAGCGCACGACGATGCAGCTGACCGACCTGCCCATCGCGATGCTCTACATCCTCGCGGTGGCCTCGGTCGGCATCTACGGCATCGTGCTGGCGGGCTGGTCCTCCGGCTCGACCTACCCGCTCCTCGGCGGCCTGCGCTCCTGCGCGCAGATGATCTCCTACGAGATCGCGATGGGCGCGGCCTTCGCCTCGGTCTTCCTCTACTCCGGGTCGATGTCGACCTCGGCGATCGTCGCGGCCCAGGCGGACCGCTGGTTCATCGTCCTGCTGCCGGTGTCCTTCATCATCTACGTCGTCACGATGGTCGGCGAGACGAACCGCGCCCCCTTCGACATGCCGGAGTCCGAGGGCGACCTGGTCGGCGGCTTCAACACCGAGTACTCGTCCATCAAGTTCGCGCTGTTCATGCTGGCCGAGTACGTCAACATGGTCACCGTCTCGGCGGTCTCGGTCACCCTCTTCCTGGGCGGCTGGCGGGCCCCGTACCCGATCAGCTCCTTCTGGGAGGGTGCGAACCACGGCTGGTGGCCGATGCTCTGGTTCGTCCTCAAGGTGCAGCTGCTGCTGTTCTTCTTCATCTGGCTGCGCGGCACGCTGCCCCGCGTGCGCTACGACCAGCTGATGAAGCTCGGCTGGAAGGTCCTGATCCCCGTCTCGGTGGTCTGGCTGATGCTGGTGGCCACCGTCCGGGCGCTGCGCAACGAGGCGTACGACTTCAGCGAGATCGTCCTCTACGTCGGCGGCGCCGTCGTGGCGATCCTGCTGCTCTCCTTCGTCGCGGACGTCTTCCGCGACAAGAAGGAGAAGAAGACGGCGGCCGCCGAGGCGGTGCACGACGCCGAGCCCTTCGACCCGCTGGCGGGCGGATTCCCCGTACCGCCGAAGCCCGGCCAGCACCTGGCGCCCGTACCGCGCAGGCGCTCCCGCACCGAGCGGGAGCTGATTGTCAGTGGCGGGACGAATACTGACAGTGACCGAGAGGAGGCTTGA
- a CDS encoding NADH-quinone oxidoreductase subunit D, with protein MSTSNNASADHASARETTEGTVYTVTGGDWDEIVQSAAKADDERIVVNMGPQHPSTHGVLRLILEIDGETVTEARCGIGYLHTGIEKNLEFRNWTQGTTFVTRMDYLTPFFNETAYCLGVERLLGITDQIPDRATVIRVLLMELNRLSSHLVCIATGGMELGATTIMIYGFRDRELILDIFELITGLRMNHAFVRPGGLAQDLPPGAVDQLREFVKTMKKNLPEYDKLATGNPIFKARMQDVGYLDLTGCMALGATGPILRSAGLPHDLRKSDPYCGYENYEFDVPTTESCDSYGRFLIRLEEMRQSLRIVEQCLERLEPGPVMVADKKIAWPAQLAMGPDGLGNSLDHIRNIMGTSMEALIHHFKLVTEGFRVPAGQAYAAVESPKGELGVHVVSDGGTRPYRVHFRDPSFTNLQAMAAMCEGGQVADVIVAVASIDPVMGGVDR; from the coding sequence ATGTCCACGTCAAACAATGCCTCCGCCGATCACGCCTCCGCGCGCGAGACCACCGAAGGCACCGTCTACACCGTCACCGGCGGCGACTGGGACGAGATCGTCCAGTCCGCCGCCAAGGCCGACGACGAGCGGATCGTCGTCAACATGGGTCCGCAGCACCCGTCCACCCACGGAGTGCTGCGCCTGATCCTGGAGATCGACGGCGAGACGGTCACCGAGGCCCGCTGCGGCATCGGCTACCTGCACACCGGCATCGAGAAGAACCTCGAATTCCGGAACTGGACGCAGGGCACCACCTTCGTGACGCGCATGGACTACCTGACGCCGTTCTTCAACGAGACGGCGTACTGCCTCGGCGTCGAGAGGCTCCTCGGCATCACCGATCAGATCCCGGACCGCGCCACCGTCATCCGCGTCCTGCTGATGGAACTCAACCGGCTCTCCTCCCACCTGGTGTGCATCGCCACCGGCGGCATGGAGCTGGGCGCGACCACGATCATGATCTACGGCTTCCGCGACCGCGAGCTGATCCTCGACATCTTCGAGCTGATCACCGGACTGCGCATGAACCACGCGTTCGTCCGTCCCGGCGGCCTCGCCCAGGACCTGCCCCCGGGCGCCGTCGACCAGCTCCGCGAGTTCGTCAAGACCATGAAGAAGAACCTGCCGGAGTACGACAAGCTCGCCACCGGCAACCCCATCTTCAAGGCCCGCATGCAGGACGTCGGCTACCTCGACCTCACCGGCTGCATGGCGCTCGGCGCCACCGGCCCGATCCTGCGCTCCGCCGGCCTGCCGCACGACCTGCGCAAGTCGGACCCGTACTGCGGATACGAGAACTACGAGTTCGACGTGCCGACCACCGAGAGCTGCGATTCCTACGGGCGGTTCCTGATCCGCCTGGAGGAGATGCGCCAGTCGCTGCGGATCGTCGAGCAGTGCCTGGAGCGCCTGGAGCCGGGACCGGTGATGGTCGCCGACAAGAAGATCGCCTGGCCCGCGCAGCTCGCGATGGGCCCGGACGGCCTCGGCAACTCCCTCGACCACATTCGGAACATCATGGGCACCTCCATGGAGGCCCTCATCCACCACTTCAAGCTGGTGACCGAGGGCTTCCGGGTACCGGCCGGCCAGGCGTACGCGGCCGTCGAGTCGCCCAAGGGCGAGCTCGGCGTGCACGTCGTCTCCGACGGCGGCACCCGCCCCTACCGGGTCCACTTCCGCGACCCGTCCTTCACCAACCTGCAGGCCATGGCCGCGATGTGCGAGGGCGGCCAGGTCGCCGACGTCATCGTCGCCGTCGCCTCCATCGACCCCGTGATGGGAGGCGTCGACCGATGA
- a CDS encoding NADH-quinone oxidoreductase subunit A, whose product MNAYAPILVLGALGAGFAIFSVVMATLIGPKRYNRAKLEAYECGIEPTPMPAGGGRFPIKYYLTAMLFIVFDIEVVFLYPWAVTFDSLGIFGLVEMLLFVLTVFVAYAYVWRRGGLEWD is encoded by the coding sequence GTGAATGCGTACGCGCCCATCCTCGTGCTCGGCGCCCTCGGCGCAGGGTTTGCGATCTTCTCCGTGGTCATGGCCACGCTGATCGGCCCAAAACGGTACAACCGGGCAAAGCTTGAAGCCTACGAGTGCGGCATCGAGCCGACGCCGATGCCGGCCGGCGGTGGCCGCTTCCCCATCAAGTACTACCTGACGGCGATGCTCTTCATCGTCTTCGACATCGAGGTTGTCTTCCTCTACCCCTGGGCCGTCACCTTCGACTCCCTGGGGATCTTCGGGCTCGTCGAGATGCTGCTCTTCGTGCTCACCGTCTTCGTCGCCTACGCCTACGTGTGGCGCCGCGGCGGCCTGGAATGGGACTGA
- the nuoF gene encoding NADH-quinone oxidoreductase subunit NuoF, with translation MSVSSELSNGGNGGTSHPETGGGTSPEKLLAPVLSSFWDEPRSWTLETYRRHEGYEGLRKALAMTPDDLIAYVKDSGLRGRGGAGFPTGMKWQFIPQGDGKPHYLVVNADESEPGTCKDIPLLFANPHSLIEGMIIACYAIRSEHAFIYLRGETVPVLRRLHEAVREAYAAGYLGKDIDGTGRNLDITVHAGAGAYICGEETALLDSLEGRRGQPRLRPPFPAVEGLYACPTVVNNVESIASVPAILNKGKDWFKSMGTEKSPGFTLYSLSGHVVGPGQYEAPLGITLRQLLDMSGGMRPGHRLKFWTPGGSSTPMFTDEHLDVPLDYEGVGAAGSMLGTKALQCFDETTCVVRAVTRWTEFYAHESCGKCTPCREGTYWLVQLLRDIEAGRGVMSDLDKLNDIADNINGKSFCALGDGAASPIFSSLKYFREEYEQHITGKGCPFDPRKSTLWADTEVNA, from the coding sequence ATGTCGGTGTCTTCCGAACTGAGCAACGGGGGCAATGGGGGCACCTCCCACCCGGAGACCGGCGGAGGGACCAGCCCGGAGAAGCTCCTCGCCCCCGTGCTGTCCTCCTTCTGGGACGAGCCGCGGTCGTGGACGCTGGAGACCTACCGGCGGCACGAAGGGTACGAGGGCCTGCGCAAGGCGCTCGCGATGACCCCGGACGACCTCATCGCCTACGTGAAGGACTCGGGCCTGCGCGGACGCGGCGGCGCGGGCTTCCCCACCGGGATGAAGTGGCAGTTCATCCCGCAGGGCGACGGAAAGCCGCACTATCTCGTCGTGAACGCGGACGAGTCGGAGCCGGGAACCTGCAAGGACATCCCCCTCCTCTTCGCCAACCCGCACTCCCTCATCGAGGGAATGATCATCGCCTGCTACGCGATCCGCTCGGAGCACGCCTTCATCTATCTGCGCGGGGAGACGGTGCCCGTACTGCGGCGCCTGCACGAGGCCGTGCGCGAGGCGTACGCGGCCGGATACCTCGGCAAGGACATCGACGGCACCGGGCGCAACCTCGACATCACGGTGCACGCGGGCGCGGGCGCGTACATCTGCGGCGAGGAGACGGCGCTGCTCGACTCCCTCGAAGGCCGGCGCGGCCAGCCCCGGCTGCGTCCCCCCTTCCCCGCGGTCGAGGGGCTCTACGCGTGCCCCACTGTCGTCAACAACGTGGAGTCGATCGCCTCGGTTCCCGCGATCCTGAACAAGGGCAAGGACTGGTTCAAGTCGATGGGGACCGAGAAGTCCCCCGGCTTCACGCTGTACTCGCTCTCCGGGCACGTCGTCGGCCCCGGCCAGTACGAGGCCCCGCTCGGCATCACCCTGCGCCAGCTCCTCGACATGAGCGGCGGCATGCGCCCCGGGCACCGGCTGAAGTTCTGGACCCCGGGCGGCTCCTCCACCCCGATGTTCACCGACGAGCACCTCGACGTCCCGCTCGACTACGAGGGCGTCGGCGCCGCCGGCTCGATGCTCGGCACCAAGGCACTGCAGTGCTTCGACGAGACGACCTGCGTGGTGCGGGCCGTGACCCGGTGGACCGAGTTCTACGCCCACGAGTCCTGCGGCAAGTGCACACCGTGCCGCGAAGGCACGTACTGGCTGGTCCAGCTGCTCCGCGACATCGAGGCCGGCCGGGGCGTCATGTCCGACCTCGACAAGCTGAACGACATCGCCGACAACATCAACGGCAAGTCCTTCTGCGCGCTCGGCGACGGCGCGGCCAGCCCGATCTTCTCCTCGCTCAAGTACTTCCGCGAGGAGTACGAGCAGCACATCACGGGCAAGGGCTGCCCCTTCGACCCCAGGAAGTCGACCCTCTGGGCCGACACGGAGGTGAACGCATGA
- a CDS encoding NuoB/complex I 20 kDa subunit family protein, protein MGLEEKLPSGFLLTTVEQAAGWVRKSSVFPATFGLACCAIEMMTTGAGRYDLARFGMEVFRGSPRQADLMIVAGRVSQKMAPVLRQVYDQMPAPKWVISMGVCASSGGMFNNYAIVQGVDHIVPVDIYLPGCPPRPEMLMDAILKLHQKIQGGKLGVNREEAAREAEEAALKALPTIEMKGLLR, encoded by the coding sequence ATGGGACTGGAAGAGAAGCTGCCGAGCGGCTTTCTGCTGACCACCGTCGAACAGGCCGCGGGATGGGTGCGCAAGTCGTCCGTCTTCCCGGCGACCTTCGGTCTGGCCTGCTGCGCCATCGAGATGATGACCACCGGAGCGGGCCGGTACGACCTGGCCCGCTTCGGCATGGAGGTCTTCCGCGGCTCCCCGCGCCAGGCCGATCTGATGATCGTGGCCGGGCGGGTCAGTCAGAAGATGGCGCCGGTGCTGCGGCAGGTGTACGACCAGATGCCCGCTCCCAAATGGGTCATCTCCATGGGGGTTTGTGCATCTTCAGGCGGAATGTTCAACAACTACGCGATCGTCCAGGGCGTCGACCACATCGTCCCGGTGGACATCTATCTGCCCGGCTGCCCGCCGCGCCCCGAGATGCTGATGGACGCGATCCTCAAGCTCCACCAGAAGATCCAGGGCGGAAAGCTCGGCGTGAACCGGGAAGAAGCGGCCCGTGAGGCGGAGGAGGCGGCCCTCAAGGCCCTCCCCACGATCGAGATGAAGGGGCTGCTCCGGTGA
- the nuoE gene encoding NADH-quinone oxidoreductase subunit NuoE: MTASPSNQGVSLGMPQLPAPDFPAEVRERLEADAKEVIARYPDSRSALLPLLHLTQSVEGYVSRTGIRFCAEVLGLTTAEVTAVATFYTMYRRRPSGDYQVGVCTNTLCAVMGGDAIFEELKEHLGVGNNETTPDGKVTLEHIECNAACDYAPVVMVNWEFFDNQTPQSAKAMVDDLLAGREVSPTRGAPLCTYKETARILAGFPDEREGAVEATGGAGPASLIGLRIARGESARTPIVHPRGETTTEGGE, translated from the coding sequence ATGACCGCCAGTCCTTCGAACCAAGGGGTCTCGCTGGGCATGCCCCAGCTGCCGGCCCCCGACTTTCCGGCGGAGGTACGCGAGCGCCTCGAAGCCGACGCCAAGGAAGTCATCGCCCGCTACCCCGACAGCCGCTCCGCGCTGCTGCCGCTGCTGCACCTGACCCAGTCCGTCGAGGGCTACGTCTCGCGCACCGGCATCCGCTTCTGCGCCGAGGTACTGGGCCTGACCACCGCCGAGGTCACCGCCGTGGCGACCTTCTACACGATGTACCGGCGGCGGCCCTCCGGCGACTACCAGGTCGGCGTCTGCACGAACACCCTGTGCGCGGTGATGGGCGGCGACGCCATCTTCGAGGAACTCAAGGAGCACCTCGGGGTCGGCAACAACGAGACCACCCCCGACGGCAAGGTCACCCTCGAACACATCGAGTGCAACGCGGCCTGCGACTACGCCCCCGTGGTGATGGTCAACTGGGAGTTCTTCGACAACCAGACCCCCCAGTCCGCCAAGGCCATGGTCGACGACCTGCTGGCCGGCCGCGAGGTCTCGCCGACCCGGGGCGCGCCGCTGTGCACGTACAAGGAGACCGCCCGGATCCTGGCCGGCTTCCCGGACGAGCGCGAGGGCGCGGTCGAGGCGACCGGCGGCGCCGGCCCCGCCTCCCTGATCGGGCTGCGTATCGCGCGCGGCGAGTCCGCCCGCACCCCGATCGTCCACCCGCGCGGCGAGACCACCACCGAGGGAGGGGAGTGA
- a CDS encoding NADH-quinone oxidoreductase subunit G: MTVTTPAASGGGAAVPPENTVSLTIDGVELSVPKGTLVIRAAEQLGIEIPRFCDHPLLSPAGACRQCIVEVEGQRKPMASCTITCTDGMVVKTQLTSEVADKSQRGVMELLLINHPLDCPVCDKGGECPLQNQAMSHGNAESRFEGKKRTYEKPVPISTQVLLDRERCVLCARCTRFSNEIAGDPMIELLERGALQQVGTGEGDPFESYFSGNTIQICPVGALTSAAYRFRSRPFDLVSSPSVCEHCAGGCATRTDHRRGKVLRRLAAEDPEVNEEWICDKGRFGFRYAQRPDRLTTPLVRSAAGVLEPASWPEALEAAANGLAAARGRAGVLTGGRLTVEDAYAYAKFARVVLDTNDIDFRARVHSAEEAEFLASEVAGYGVDLGGRWLSYTALEAAPAVLLVGIEAEEEAPGVFLRLRKAHRKRKQRTFSVAPFATRGLEKAGGTLLAAAPGTEPEWLDALASRTGLETGGAEAAEALRLPGAVILVGERLAGVPGALTAAVRAAGVTGATLVWIPRRAGERAAVEAGALPSLLPGGRPATDPRARDEVATAWGLDELPHRYGRDTGQIVEAAATRELSALLIAGVEVADLPDPARARTALQEAFVVSLELRPSEVTDHADVVLPVAAVAEKTGAFINWEGRVRPFEAALKPDQMTRRLAPADARVLHMLADAADRPIALPDVHAVRREIDRLGPWAGERATAQSADTAVLPRPGAGEAVLAGHRLLLDLGRLQEGDDALAGTRHEASARLSAATAAETGVKDGDVLAVTGPAGSVELPLRITEMPDRVVWLPLNSTGSGVLADAGARPGTLVRIGPATPAGAGDTTAEVGA; encoded by the coding sequence ATGACCGTCACCACTCCAGCGGCCTCCGGGGGCGGAGCGGCGGTTCCACCGGAGAACACCGTCTCGCTGACCATCGACGGGGTCGAACTGTCCGTACCCAAGGGCACCCTCGTCATCCGGGCCGCCGAGCAGCTCGGCATCGAGATCCCCCGGTTCTGCGACCACCCCCTCCTCTCCCCGGCCGGCGCCTGCCGCCAGTGCATCGTCGAGGTCGAGGGCCAGCGCAAGCCGATGGCCTCCTGCACCATCACCTGCACCGACGGCATGGTCGTCAAGACCCAGCTGACCTCCGAGGTCGCCGACAAGTCCCAGCGCGGGGTGATGGAGCTGCTGCTCATCAACCACCCGCTGGACTGCCCGGTCTGCGACAAGGGCGGCGAGTGCCCGCTGCAGAACCAGGCGATGTCCCACGGCAACGCCGAATCGCGGTTCGAGGGCAAGAAGCGCACCTACGAGAAGCCGGTCCCGATCTCCACCCAGGTGCTGCTGGACCGCGAACGGTGCGTGCTGTGCGCGCGCTGCACCCGCTTCTCCAACGAGATCGCCGGCGACCCGATGATCGAGCTGCTGGAACGCGGGGCGCTCCAGCAGGTCGGCACCGGCGAGGGCGACCCCTTCGAGTCGTACTTCTCCGGCAACACCATCCAGATCTGCCCGGTCGGCGCCCTCACCTCGGCCGCCTACCGGTTCCGCTCCCGCCCGTTCGACCTCGTCTCCTCCCCGAGCGTGTGCGAGCACTGCGCGGGCGGCTGCGCGACCCGCACCGACCACCGCCGCGGCAAGGTGCTGCGCCGCCTCGCCGCCGAGGACCCCGAGGTCAACGAGGAGTGGATCTGCGACAAGGGCCGCTTCGGGTTCCGCTACGCGCAGCGCCCGGACCGGCTGACCACCCCGCTGGTGCGCAGCGCCGCCGGGGTCCTGGAGCCGGCGAGCTGGCCCGAGGCCCTGGAGGCCGCGGCGAACGGACTGGCCGCCGCGCGCGGCCGGGCCGGGGTGCTGACCGGCGGCCGGCTCACCGTCGAGGACGCCTACGCGTACGCCAAGTTCGCGCGGGTGGTGCTCGACACCAACGACATCGACTTCCGGGCCCGCGTGCACAGCGCGGAGGAGGCCGAGTTCCTGGCCTCGGAGGTCGCCGGGTACGGGGTCGACCTCGGCGGGCGGTGGCTCTCGTACACCGCCCTGGAGGCGGCCCCGGCCGTGCTGCTCGTCGGCATCGAGGCGGAGGAGGAGGCCCCCGGCGTCTTCCTGCGGCTGCGCAAGGCCCACCGCAAGCGGAAGCAGCGGACCTTCTCCGTCGCCCCCTTCGCCACCCGTGGCCTGGAGAAGGCCGGCGGCACCCTGCTGGCCGCCGCCCCCGGCACCGAGCCCGAGTGGCTCGACGCGCTGGCCTCCCGGACGGGCCTGGAGACCGGCGGCGCCGAAGCCGCCGAGGCGCTGCGGCTGCCCGGCGCGGTCATCCTCGTCGGGGAGCGCCTTGCCGGGGTGCCGGGCGCGCTGACCGCCGCCGTACGGGCCGCCGGGGTCACCGGGGCCACCCTGGTGTGGATCCCGCGCCGGGCCGGTGAGCGGGCCGCCGTCGAGGCGGGCGCGCTGCCGTCCCTGCTGCCGGGCGGCCGCCCCGCCACCGACCCGCGGGCCCGTGACGAGGTCGCCACCGCCTGGGGCCTGGACGAACTCCCGCACCGCTACGGCCGTGACACCGGCCAGATCGTCGAGGCCGCGGCGACCAGGGAGCTCTCGGCCCTGCTGATCGCGGGCGTCGAGGTCGCCGACCTGCCGGACCCGGCCCGCGCGCGGACCGCCCTCCAGGAGGCCTTCGTGGTCTCCCTGGAGCTGCGGCCCAGCGAGGTCACCGACCACGCGGACGTGGTCCTCCCGGTCGCCGCGGTGGCCGAGAAGACGGGCGCGTTCATCAACTGGGAGGGCCGGGTCAGGCCGTTCGAGGCCGCGCTCAAGCCCGACCAGATGACCCGCCGGCTCGCCCCGGCCGACGCCCGCGTGCTGCACATGCTGGCCGACGCCGCCGACCGGCCGATCGCACTGCCCGACGTACACGCCGTACGGCGGGAGATCGACCGGCTCGGCCCGTGGGCCGGGGAGCGGGCCACCGCGCAGAGCGCCGACACGGCGGTGCTGCCCCGCCCGGGCGCCGGCGAGGCGGTCCTCGCGGGCCACCGGCTCCTCCTGGACCTCGGCCGGCTGCAGGAGGGCGACGACGCCCTGGCCGGCACCCGGCACGAGGCGAGCGCCCGGCTGTCGGCCGCCACGGCCGCCGAGACCGGCGTCAAGGACGGCGACGTCCTCGCGGTCACCGGCCCGGCCGGCTCCGTGGAACTCCCGCTCCGGATCACCGAGATGCCCGACCGCGTGGTCTGGCTCCCGCTGAACTCCACCGGCTCCGGCGTCCTCGCCGACGCCGGCGCCCGCCCGGGCACCCTCGTACGCATCGGCCCGGCGACCCCGGCCGGCGCAGGCGACACCACTGCGGAGGTGGGCGCGTGA
- a CDS encoding NADH-quinone oxidoreductase subunit C, which produces MSETQEPENGSNVPAPRDQGPEVIGVRKGMFGAAGGGDTSGYGGLVRTVALPGATSRPYGSYFDEVADELEGALEEQDLVPGNAIEKTVVDRGELTFHIAREHLVRVARTLRDDPALRFELCTGVSGVHFPGDKGRELHAVYHLRSLTHGRILRLEVSVPDSDPHVPSLVAVYPTNDWHERETYDFFGLIFDGHPALTRIMMPDDWQGFPQRKDYPLGGIPVEYKGAQIPAPDQRRSYS; this is translated from the coding sequence GTGAGCGAGACCCAAGAGCCGGAGAACGGCAGCAACGTCCCTGCGCCGCGTGACCAGGGCCCCGAGGTCATCGGCGTCCGCAAGGGCATGTTCGGTGCCGCGGGCGGCGGGGACACCAGCGGCTACGGCGGCCTGGTGCGGACCGTGGCCCTGCCCGGCGCGACGAGCCGACCGTACGGCTCCTACTTCGACGAGGTGGCCGACGAGCTCGAAGGCGCCCTGGAGGAGCAGGACCTCGTCCCCGGGAACGCCATCGAGAAGACGGTGGTCGACCGGGGCGAGCTCACCTTCCACATCGCCCGCGAACACCTTGTGCGGGTCGCACGCACCCTGCGTGACGACCCGGCCCTGCGCTTCGAGCTCTGCACCGGCGTCTCCGGCGTGCACTTCCCCGGGGACAAGGGCCGCGAGCTGCACGCCGTCTACCACCTGCGCTCGCTCACGCACGGCCGGATCCTGCGGCTGGAGGTGTCCGTACCGGACAGCGACCCGCACGTCCCCTCGCTCGTCGCCGTCTACCCGACCAACGACTGGCACGAGCGCGAGACGTACGACTTCTTCGGCCTGATCTTCGACGGGCACCCGGCCCTCACCCGGATCATGATGCCGGACGACTGGCAGGGCTTCCCGCAGCGCAAGGACTACCCGCTCGGCGGCATCCCCGTCGAGTACAAGGGCGCCCAGATCCCGGCTCCCGACCAGCGGAGGTCGTACAGCTGA